The sequence GCTATATCAGGTCTTGGTTACTGACTACAGAGACCAAGGATGAGCTACACTGATGAGACAAGGACAACACAGAGGACAAGTGCCAGAGGACAAGGCAATAACCAAGGGGATCAGTGCAGATGAGTGATCCAGGCAGCCTGCTGACACGGGGCTGCTGTGTGTCCTGGACCACCTGGTGTGAGGCAGGGAGACCTCTGGCACGTGGCTCAGAACGCCTTCAGCTTCCAACCACCCCGTGCAGGACACAGAGGTGTGAACCCAACATGACTCCATGGTTCCCTGCTCCTGGCCGTGCTGCCTGTACACAGGGGTGGGAGACTTCCCAGGGACATGGGAAAGCCACACATGGGAGGTAAATACCCCCCCTTTCTTCCCCTAAGAGTCCAGAGTTTGCTTCCAGCCTGGGGCCATGCAAAGCTTGCAGGCCTGCCTTGCTGGCTGGGTACAGAGGCACATGAATGTGCTGGACTGCctccagctcagtgctggggtGAGTCCCTGCCCTCCAGACAGCGGGACAAGGGGCACCAGCCTGCTCAAAAGTTTGCTCTCTTGGCACTGAGActttttccagccctgctggcctGGCTAAAAGTGCAGGGGGCATGCCAACCTCCTCTCTGCCTTGGCTGGAGTCAGGATCAACTGACAACACAGCCTTTGCCCTACTGACGCCTTCGCTCAgcccctccccttcctctggGGCaaaggctgtgccagccccaggctCTGCAGTGCAAAGGTACCACAGCCTCCACCGCTCCAGCTCACACCAGAAATGCttcctgtgtccctgcaggcaACATTTAGAGTTCTGTGAATCTGTGGGGTGCAGGGAAGCAGTTTCACACCCTTGCCTCTGCAGTCTCCTCTGCACCATTAACATACCACAGTGAGGGGATGAGCCAGATCCCCAAAGCCCAGCAAGACTTCTTTACACTTTGGtctgggagggggctggggagtTAACTCCATTTCCATGCAGGATCAGCAACACCATAACCACTGCTGACAGATGCCTGTCCAGTTTCTTTTTAAGCACTGCTTTCCAGGGCAATCTATTTAGACTTTTATTTCACTTGCAGTTCAAAAATTAAGAGTGATTTAATTCTTTGCTGCAATATAATCACATTACTTCCTGGATGGATTTAGAGACCAAATTATTGCCTTTCTCTAGGCAGAAAACCTTTTAGACACTTGAAGACCTCAGACACCCTCCCCTAGTCACCCTTCCACTACAGAACTGGTTCATTTGGTGTCTCCCTGGAACTGTTGGGTTTTAACGTTTGATTGTTCCTGCCACTCACCTGGGAATCCTTGGGAATTCCTTGAAATATCATGCCAAGCACAGTGTTAACACTAGGAAGGCCTTGTCTGTAAGCAGAAGACGACCATTCTCCTGCTGTTTCTATTACAAAATGTGTATAAGGCCACTAATCCAGAAGGAAACTCTTGCTAAAACACTGCTGAATGCAATGCTTTATACATTGTTCAGGAGCTGACATTTTGGAGCTTCCAAGGTCATGAGGCCCTTACTACAGGGGACAGGAGCTAACAGTAAACTCAGTTTAATGGTTATCCTGGCTCCACCCCTTGCCATCTCTGCTGGAGATGTTACCCTTTGCTCCGTGCCCTGAACTGGCATTTGTCATTAAATTATGACCATCCCAATGAAAGGTTGTTTATAAGATACTGAAAATGCAGGTGTACCCGTTCCTGTCACCACAGCTGTGCCTACGCTGGGCACAAGGTTCCAACCCTCACTGCTGGTACTCAAGGGCAGCTGATGGCAATTCCCAAAATGTCACCTTGCTTCAGGGCATTTCACAGATGCAGTTTTATCTGGAAATCAtatttttgcagctgaaatAGGGATTGTAAATTAGCCAGATGAATCTGGCTGCCACTTGGCTACTGCAGAAGGAAAGCTCTAGAACCCAACCAGAGGCTATGTTTCTTGAACAGTATCACCATAAAATTCAGAGGTGGGAGGAATCCTCCCTCCTTCAGCATATCTTTATACCACCAAgttacacacacagacatggtCTCAACACTCATTGCAGTTTATTGCTTGTGTTCAAACATCTTGTCCTTATTTCAACTGCTGTACTAGAAACAGATACAAAAAAAGGCACTAAAAGGATTTTCTCCATATGATCATGATTCTATGGCTTCAGTCACATTACATTAAGGTACCTTAAATCACCAGCCTCCAGCAGGGGAGCAGAAGGCAAATATTAGTGCTTAACATCCAGTAAACAGAGCTACTCCTGTATGTTCCAGCCTGCATCATGTAGAATGGGACAGGTAAGGCTCAGACAGGCTGAAAGCTCACCTCCCCATCTCCCACATTAAGGCTGTCCTTGCTAATCCATGCCAGTACCTACAGGAGAAACATCAAAGCCTGGCTTATGGCTTTGCACAGTGTTTGCCTGCACAGGGAAAAACCCACCCTtctctgcagggcacaggggctACATCACTATATCaatgcttttccctttccctgcaaagtaaaagagagaaagagaaagcagttCACACACAAGTATTTCGTGAAGTATTTTGCATCCGAGAGCTCCCCTGGGTGGGATtgagaacactttttttttgcaagatggAATTTTGTAGACAAAAGGTGGCCAAACCTCCACTGTCAGATAATCAAGactgctctcccttccttccaggAGTTGCTACACACTGGGACAATGATCAAATCTGACCAAGGCAGGGATGGGTTCCATATTGCCAGGAGATCAAAGGCAAACggagaatgaaacaaaaaaaatccattgttaTAAAGGAGAGGAAGCCCTTGAATACAATATATCCCATGCACAATGCTCCATTGTGGTCTGAACTGCCAATATGCTCTACTTTGAATGCTATTCATTTccatattaaaaagaagagctgctgcaggccACATCTGGTCTTCAAGAACACTTAATTATCCTGCCCAGCaacctctttcttttcaaacactTCACTGGCAGGCTAACACTTCATATTCAAACTGGAAGTAATTCCAAGCCCAGCCACAATGACTTAAGGTAAACTGGGGCACTGCCTTACCTGCCTACTTAATTCCATAACCTTTGCCTTTTAATAAAAGAGACCAgcatcttttaatttctgttttcagatagCATCAGAAATAATAAGAGAACACTTTGGTCCAGGTAAGAGTGTCTGTCACATCTCCTGATAGATTAAACAAGGAGTTCTTACACCAGAAAGTAGCAGAACACACAGGCCTTACtctgatgaagaaaaatgttaattttatctCCTATGTAATGTGCATTTTTTCTCAGATGGTGTCCAAACTGGTACTCTGCAAAGTCAGGAGCAGCAAAGACTGTATGCCATGTTAGacagctggacacagcatttctcttttaaCCTAATTATACTGCCAGGCATCATTCCCAGTGAGGTCAGTGATGAACAATAATGCACTTGCAGGGCAAATATGAGGCATTTTCAAATGGTAAAACCCATTCAGCCAGCAAGGGAACACACAAGAAATCTTGTGGTCATGAACAGGGAGGATAGGGAGGACCAGATAGGAAAATCTAAACCATAAATGCCCAAATTCAGTAAGAAGCTTTTCTTCTCACAGGGGATTCAGATATTATCATGACTAGCTTCCCTCTGGGAGCTTACACAGTTAGAAACACACCCTTGCAGTCTGTCTGACTCAACTAGCTCTGAGCCAGGCTTCTCTCCTTAACTGCAGGTTCCAAGCTCCTTATTATACTGgaatttttcatgtaaaattaaaactgcaaaataagcTCCTTATCACAACACAATTAATGGAAAATTGTTGCACTTGCAGTCACAGTGGTTTGGAAGTTCAGGTGCTTGTGTAATGGGAGGTTTAGTGTTCGTGAGTGGTTTCAGATTCACAGTTTTGGAAACCCAGTTCCCTACAAATCATGGCATCACCAACAATCAAATGAGCTTCTCCACACACTGTCCTCCACCAAAACCCTCAGCCATGGCCTGCTGGAGGAGTCAGAGTCACTGGCCAACGGTCCTTGGCTCACAGtatcaaaggaaaagaagaaagtgctGATTTCTTGGGACACAAGTTGGCACTCACTAGACTAcagctccagcaccaccagTGCACACCACAGAGATCATCGAAGGTCAGATCATACCACCCTTCAGTTACCATCACACTGCACCCAGACCACTGCCTGCAGGAAACAGGATCCATCAACTCAAACCATCAAAACACTCATCCTTGACTTCAGGCCATTTTAACAGCAGCTCCTAACTTGCCTGAGCCCAGTACAGACAATCTGACTGTAGGAATCTTGAATTAGTGAATTGCAGCTTTCCAGTGTAAACATGATTAGTCATCAGTCATTTACCTATGACAGTTGCCTATGCAGCTATTTCACAACCctgtattaaaataaaggaatattttcttatcTAGCAGCCATGTTCCAAGTCTTGTTTCTGCTGGTGAAATATTACTCTGCCTTTTCCTATCTCCACTCCATTAGGGGGTGTGTAATGGCACCAAACTCATCTGCAAaggcacagggaaggaagaagggtaGAATTCACTTATTCAAAGGACAGAATTAATCTTGAGGTTATTGTAAGACAGGTTCATTTGAAAGTGCCATATGAAGATAAAAATCTATCAGAGGATCAAAGCTGCAGCCTCATAGTATGCAGCTCCTTTTATGTCACTGTTTAAGCTTCAGATGTGGGCTTGCTAATGTGAGGATCCCCACCAGGGAGGAGAGGACACCGCAGAAACCAATCACTCCAGGGTTGGTCTTGTAGATTCCCAGTGTATTCAAAGGGCCTGAGAGATCACAGAGGTTCTTCACCAAGTCCAGCAGCAAAGGAGGATTTCTTTTCAGGATctgaaagagcaggaggagaaaaccGCGTGAACCATCACATTTCACACAGTTTAGCTCCCCGTTGTGTTTGTCCCAGCAGGAAttctcctttgccttttcttcctgtgcAGCTTGTTCCAGCCTCTGGGAGATCTCATAGCAGTCTCTGGCTAGATTCAACAGGACTGAGTAGTAGTAGCACTTGGTGGCCCAATTGCTCCACTTGGGCTTGTCGATGTCAGGCTGGAGCCCGACGCTCCTCACCCAGAGCACGGCGTCGCACACGAAGTACAGGGCACGGGTCAGGTTGGAGGCTGTGAGGCAGAAACGAGGAACCACatctggcagctctgcagttttCCTGGCTGCCACCAAGGCGTGCACCATGTTGCCCAGTCTGAACACTGCAAGAAACCCCACAAAGGTTAGTGTGGCCTGGTCTTATGCAGGAAAATGCAGCCTGTCACTGTCCACACgtgctttaaaaaaacttagAGAGCTTTGGGTGTTTGTATGCTTAGGTACTTGCATTAGTGAGGAATGGGGTCTAAACATCTCAATTCTGTGTGAACATCATAAACCCAGGACCTACACGCCTATTTTGTCAATAGCCAGACttgcagcccctcctgccactCTGTTCTCAGCGCCTGGGTGTCCTCTGGACCAGTGTCACCCTTGGGTCTGCAGGAGTCACTGTCAGCAATAAGGGGACACAAACAGAGCCTCTAATCTTAGCTGTACATTTCACTGGATTTCACCTAACTCTGTGGACACGAGATGTTGCTGCATTAATCCTATTGCAAACAGGAGCTTCAGCTTTCCTAAGCATTTGTGAAAGCTGGTGATTCGCATGCTGAGCACAAATCCTTCCCATGAGTTTGTCAGAGACACATAGTTCCCTGCAAACTGTGTGGAACAGTGTATTCCATTTCAATATATGGCATACCTGAGTTCACCTGCGGCACGTCCCCGTGAATGTTAATGCAATATTATGCAACACACTTTTTACACCCTGCTGCACTGTCGCAGTGACAGATGTTGGCAGCACCTGAGCTTGGTGGAACCACCAGAGCCCTGAGTTTAGGCCTGATGTCTATTAGTGATTTGTTTAGAAGTGAGAGAATTATGGCTCTGTTGATAAACCAGCTGGCCTCTCCACTAGAAAATGCCATACTCTGGAGCAAACTGGAATAATAAACAAACCCATGGCAACACATTAAATTAGAATATTTGCTTCATGCGTTGCAGCTGTTCCAGAATTGAGCAACTGGTAAGTAGGTGTAAGATCAGCCCGAAAGCAAGTGATACAACTACAGCAACAGTGTAACCATCTTGGATGCAGCCCTGACACAGAATGGAGTGATGCAAACAGGCTGTGAGGAAAGCGTGGAGGGTAGGTGATTTAGTAGAGTATAAATGCTAGAGAAAATTAATATGTGAAGTaggacataaaaaaaaattatatattaaaaagccATATTGAAGGATGGTCCTTCAGAGCTGATTTTATTGGGATGATGATCTTTAACTCTGGGTTGTCTCAGCCCATCAGCTGGAAGGACTAATGAGCCCACAGAGAGACAGCCTTGCCTTGTAACTCTGGTCTGTCCTTGAACAGAGATGACAACTCCACCTCTGCAGCAAGCTGACTGTTAACTTTTGTTACTCTCGTTCTTCCAGCAACAATTCTGACTGCCCAATtggagaggaggctgagggaaaAATTAGTGTCTATTTGGCCATACCCAGCCTGGCAAGCCACAGCAGGGATAAGGCCTGTTGACAACTTTGTAAATACACTAAAAGAGTTTTTTGGTTAACTACAGAAAACACAAGGCCAGGAGCTGTTTTGCTGGAAGGAGCAAGTAAAGAAGGTTTTATCCCTCTAGACAGCAGGTACTTACTTTTCCGGCCAGAGCTCATGCTAGATTCCAACTGCTTGAGTTTCATTACCAGCTTCTTTTTATCGGCCTTATTCTTTATTAAATAGCTAAGCAACATGCATGTGTACTGAGTGgctctggaagggaaaaaacgAGGAGAAGGGGACACAGGTGAGACATGGACAATCATGGGATGGCACCAGCAGGGTGGGTTtatttcacagaaccacagatttaaggttggaagggacctctggagatcacccagtccaacccccctgccaggCAGGGTCACTTAGAGCAGGTGACAGAGGAACGTGTCCACGTGGGTTTGGAAcgtctccagagagggagactccatgacctccctgggcagctgttccagtgctctgccaccctcaatcgaaacaagttcttcctcatgttgaggtgaaacttcttgtgCTTTAGTTTatgctccttgtcctgtcactgggcaccactgaaaagagtatGACACCATCCTCTGACACCCCTTTGAGATATCTGTACACATTAATGAGATCCCCTTTCAGTCTTCTCCAGACTAACCaggcccagcagctccctcagcctctcctcagaaCAGTGATGCTCCGGACCCCTCACCACCTTTGCGGCCTCTGCCGGAccatctccagcagctccttgtctcttgtactgaggagcccagaactggacagagTAAAGCTTAATGTCCGAGCCTAAAGCCCGATCCGAGGGTCCCCCcgcagtgccagggcaggtgcatgagcggggccggggccggggccgaggTCGGGGCCGAGGGGCGGGAtgggcgcggggccggggcccgCCCGATCCAGGGGGGCAGAGAGAGGCAGCCTGTGCCCGCACTCACCGGAAGAGCTGGTCGCGGCCCTGGCAGCGGTTGGTGAAGTCCACGAACCCCTCCATGGCCCGGTGGCACCGCAGGAGCTGCGCGGGGGCCGCGGCCGCTCCGCCCCGCTGCGCccgggccccgccccgccgggggaACGCGGGAGCTGCGGGGCCGCGTTCCCGGCCGGGCCACGGCAGCGACGCGCCGTTACCACGGCGACCGTCAACAGCGGGGCCGCGACGGTGTTACTGCTAAAGGCTTCCCCCGCCCGGGAGCCGCCGGCGGCTCCTGCGGCGAGTCCCGCCGGGAAAGCTGGAGGAGCACGGCCCGGACTCTCGGCCTCCGGCCCCACTCCGAGGTCAGGCCGATGTGTGCGGTGACGGCGGTGGGGGTGAAGCTTATGAAGCATCCAGTGGCTTGGAAATGAAGTTTATAACTTCCAGTGGAAACACCTGCTCTTCCAAGTTAATTGtcgtttggttttttttccccaagccgAATAAGTCTATTAATTCAAGCTAATATTTTTGAAGCTTTGTCATAATTTTTATACAACCTCGTGCCAAAGTTGTTTAGgctcccttttccctgcaggcagcctgCAGATTCCTGTGTGACTGATATTCCCAGAGCAGGACAAAACCCCTGGGTAACAGAGGGGATACGAGCAGAAATAAGCTGTATAGAACAGGGTTGCTCTGGCTGCCAGTACTGAAAGGAACTCCCTCTTAGAGATTATTaatcattttttcccccattacCTCATTAAAGTAGATAT is a genomic window of Chiroxiphia lanceolata isolate bChiLan1 chromosome 12, bChiLan1.pri, whole genome shotgun sequence containing:
- the PEX11A gene encoding peroxisomal membrane protein 11A: MEGFVDFTNRCQGRDQLFRATQYTCMLLSYLIKNKADKKKLVMKLKQLESSMSSGRKMFRLGNMVHALVAARKTAELPDVVPRFCLTASNLTRALYFVCDAVLWVRSVGLQPDIDKPKWSNWATKCYYYSVLLNLARDCYEISQRLEQAAQEEKAKENSCWDKHNGELNCVKCDGSRGFLLLLFQILKRNPPLLLDLVKNLCDLSGPLNTLGIYKTNPGVIGFCGVLSSLVGILTLASPHLKLKQ